One genomic segment of Chitinophaga sancti includes these proteins:
- the carA gene encoding glutamine-hydrolyzing carbamoyl-phosphate synthase small subunit: MPQTRSIQPAILLLEDGTVFQGKAFGKIGTASGELCFNTGMTGYQEVFTDPSYKGQVLIMNNCYIGNYGVKKDDVESESVKINGLIAKNIAYNYSRPMADGSLENFLNENNLVAIYDVDTRALVSHIRSQGAMNCIISSEILDVDQLKAKLKEVPSMEGQALCKEVSTKEAYNVGDPNADIRIAVLDNGVKRNMLKCLSDKGAYLQVFPTDTPFEECEKFKPNAYFVSNGPGDPAPLKYAVDTVKKILAAEKPMFGICLGHQLLALANDIPTYKMHHGHRGLNHPVKNLATGRCEITTQNHGFAVDPKAIAASEHVEVTHVNLNDESIEGIRIKNKPAFSVQYHPESTPGPYDSRYLFDDFFTMIKKHM, translated from the coding sequence ATGCCTCAGACAAGATCAATCCAGCCTGCGATATTACTGTTAGAAGATGGAACAGTATTTCAGGGAAAAGCTTTTGGTAAAATAGGCACCGCTTCCGGTGAGCTGTGTTTTAATACTGGTATGACGGGATATCAGGAAGTATTTACCGATCCTTCCTATAAAGGGCAGGTCCTTATCATGAATAATTGCTATATCGGTAATTATGGGGTGAAAAAGGATGATGTAGAGAGTGAAAGTGTGAAAATTAATGGCTTGATCGCTAAGAACATTGCATACAATTACTCCCGTCCAATGGCGGATGGTTCTCTGGAGAATTTCCTGAATGAGAATAACCTGGTTGCTATTTACGATGTAGATACCCGTGCGCTGGTATCACACATCCGTAGCCAGGGTGCAATGAACTGTATCATTTCTTCCGAAATACTTGACGTAGATCAGCTGAAAGCTAAGCTGAAGGAAGTACCTTCAATGGAAGGTCAGGCCCTCTGCAAGGAAGTGTCTACCAAAGAGGCTTATAATGTAGGCGATCCTAACGCTGATATCCGTATAGCAGTACTGGACAATGGTGTAAAGCGTAATATGCTGAAATGCCTGTCTGACAAAGGTGCTTACCTACAGGTATTCCCTACAGATACTCCATTTGAAGAGTGCGAAAAATTCAAGCCGAATGCTTACTTTGTATCCAACGGTCCTGGTGATCCGGCGCCGCTGAAATATGCAGTGGATACAGTGAAGAAAATTCTGGCAGCAGAAAAACCAATGTTTGGTATCTGTCTGGGACATCAGTTGCTGGCACTGGCCAACGACATCCCTACTTATAAAATGCACCACGGTCACCGCGGTCTGAACCATCCGGTAAAGAACCTGGCGACCGGTCGTTGCGAAATCACTACCCAGAACCACGGTTTTGCGGTAGATCCTAAGGCAATAGCTGCCAGCGAGCATGTAGAGGTAACACACGTAAACCTGAACGACGAGTCAATCGAAGGTATCAGGATTAAGAACAAACCTGCATTCTCCGTACAGTACCATCCGGAGTCAACTCCTGGTCCGTATGACAGCCGTTACCTGTTCGATGACTTCTTTACCATGATTAAGAAGCACATGTAA
- a CDS encoding DUF1573 domain-containing protein has product MKKFILSLFASMLLTTALWAQSQTTTPANPVDGKVKFAKETIDFGKTKFNKPVSVDFEFTNVSKEPVIIETARASCGCTTPTWTKEPILPGKKGKITAGYSANSVGTQNKTIWVKVKGVDQDKELHLTGQVEN; this is encoded by the coding sequence ATGAAAAAGTTTATCTTATCCCTATTTGCGAGCATGTTGTTAACTACTGCTCTTTGGGCTCAATCTCAGACTACTACACCAGCAAATCCTGTTGATGGTAAAGTGAAATTTGCGAAAGAAACCATTGACTTCGGTAAAACTAAGTTCAACAAACCAGTTTCCGTTGATTTCGAATTCACCAACGTCAGCAAAGAACCAGTTATCATTGAAACTGCACGTGCAAGCTGTGGTTGTACTACTCCAACCTGGACCAAAGAACCAATCCTGCCTGGTAAAAAAGGTAAGATTACTGCAGGTTACAGCGCAAATAGTGTAGGTACACAGAACAAAACTATCTGGGTAAAAGTTAAGGGAGTAGATCAGGATAAAGAACTGCACCTGACAGGCCAAGTTGAAAACTAA
- a CDS encoding pyridoxal phosphate-dependent aminotransferase, translating to MPTISKRGEEMPASPIRKLVPYAETAKKKGTRVFHLNIGQPDIETPKQVLDAVRHSDFKILEYSHSAGNESYRRKLVTYYERFGIDLNHQQIIVTTGGSEAIMFAFMACLDAGDEVLVPEPFYANYNGFATEAGVTVTTITSSIESGFALPAMEEFEKAITPRTKALMICNPNNPTGYLYSHEELNVLKQLCLKYDLYLFSDEAYREFCYVGDHFSAMMLEGLEQHVILMDTISKRYSACGGRIGALVTKNQRVLDSVMKFAQARLSPPSFAQIAGEAAVDLPLNYFWEIKAEYLRRRDLLVSMLNEIPGVFCPNPGGAFYAMARLPIDNSDKFCQWLLESFDYEGKTLMLAPATGFYATPGLGRNEVRLAYVINTDDIRQAMICLRKALEIYPGRTEVAQETMAEARQ from the coding sequence ATGCCTACCATTAGCAAGAGAGGTGAGGAAATGCCTGCTTCTCCCATCCGAAAACTTGTCCCTTACGCAGAAACTGCTAAGAAAAAAGGGACCAGGGTATTCCACCTGAATATCGGCCAACCCGATATTGAAACACCAAAACAGGTTCTGGATGCGGTACGCCATTCAGACTTCAAAATTCTTGAATACAGTCACAGCGCGGGAAACGAAAGCTACCGCCGCAAACTCGTGACTTATTATGAACGATTTGGTATTGATCTAAACCATCAGCAGATTATTGTCACCACAGGTGGCTCTGAAGCCATTATGTTCGCATTTATGGCCTGCCTGGATGCGGGCGATGAAGTACTGGTACCTGAACCTTTCTATGCAAACTACAATGGTTTTGCTACAGAAGCAGGTGTAACAGTCACTACCATCACATCTTCCATCGAATCCGGTTTCGCACTGCCAGCCATGGAGGAATTCGAAAAAGCCATCACGCCTCGCACCAAAGCGCTGATGATCTGTAATCCCAACAACCCCACCGGCTATCTTTACAGCCATGAAGAACTGAACGTACTGAAACAACTGTGTTTGAAGTATGACCTGTACCTCTTTTCTGACGAAGCATACAGGGAGTTCTGCTATGTAGGAGATCATTTCTCCGCCATGATGCTGGAGGGGCTGGAGCAACATGTCATCCTGATGGATACCATATCCAAGCGTTATAGCGCCTGCGGCGGCCGTATTGGCGCCCTGGTAACTAAAAACCAACGGGTATTGGATTCAGTTATGAAATTCGCTCAGGCAAGATTAAGCCCTCCTTCCTTTGCGCAGATTGCAGGTGAAGCTGCCGTAGACCTGCCACTCAACTACTTCTGGGAGATTAAGGCAGAATACCTTCGCCGAAGAGATCTGCTGGTGAGCATGCTCAACGAGATCCCAGGCGTGTTTTGCCCTAATCCGGGAGGCGCATTTTACGCCATGGCCCGCCTGCCGATCGATAACAGCGATAAATTCTGCCAGTGGCTGCTGGAAAGCTTCGATTACGAAGGCAAAACACTGATGCTGGCACCAGCTACCGGTTTTTATGCAACCCCAGGTTTAGGCCGTAATGAGGTAAGACTCGCCTATGTCATTAATACCGATGATATCCGTCAGGCGATGATCTGTTTAAGAAAAGCCCTGGAAATTTATCCAGGTCGCACCGAAGTCGCACAGGAAACAATGGCTGAAGCCAGGCAATAG